Proteins from one Thiomicrorhabdus sp. genomic window:
- the phoU gene encoding phosphate signaling complex protein PhoU translates to MQNSEYNRHISERMNRDLEDLFNQVLEMGGLVESQLEQTIEALKCDDSDVVQEVKRIDKVINKEEMEIDRLSARVLARQQPTASDLRLIIIAIRIAVDLERMGDEAVKVARLAGVMAESPYGCQAMPGYQALVEMTVCGMDMLGKAMDAFANLDLGNVVHIVGDEERMDVALKEAMAEMEKAFSKPEIECKYLLEMVLALRASERITDHAANIAESMVYLTEGKDVRHMNTEKLSKFMAELEAENSSES, encoded by the coding sequence ATGCAAAATTCTGAATATAACCGTCATATATCTGAACGGATGAATCGCGACCTGGAGGATCTGTTCAATCAAGTGTTGGAAATGGGCGGATTGGTCGAAAGTCAGCTTGAACAGACAATCGAAGCCTTGAAATGCGATGACAGTGATGTGGTGCAGGAAGTGAAGCGCATCGATAAGGTCATTAACAAGGAAGAGATGGAAATTGACCGCTTGAGCGCTCGCGTACTGGCTCGTCAACAGCCGACTGCATCTGATCTGCGCCTGATCATCATCGCGATCCGTATCGCGGTTGATCTGGAACGAATGGGGGACGAAGCCGTCAAGGTTGCCAGACTGGCCGGCGTTATGGCCGAATCGCCTTATGGTTGTCAGGCAATGCCGGGTTATCAGGCGTTGGTCGAAATGACCGTCTGCGGAATGGACATGCTTGGCAAGGCGATGGATGCTTTTGCCAATCTGGACTTGGGGAATGTCGTACACATCGTCGGTGACGAAGAACGTATGGACGTGGCTTTGAAAGAAGCGATGGCCGAAATGGAGAAGGCATTCAGCAAGCCGGAGATCGAGTGTAAGTATCTGCTTGAAATGGTTTTGGCGCTGCGTGCCAGCGAGCGAATTACCGATCATGCCGCAAATATTGCCGAAAGCATGGTGTATTTGACCGAAGGTAAAGACGTTCGCCACATGAACACTGAAAAACTGTCTAAGTTTATGGCAGAATTAGAGGCCGAGAATTCATCGGAATCCTAA
- the pstB gene encoding phosphate ABC transporter ATP-binding protein PstB: MSENNVSIAMDRENRQLSLADEKIAIEVKDWDLYYGDKRALHKVTMSVPEHRVTAFIGPSGCGKSTLLRCFNRMNDLIDIVSTEGEMTLHGDDMYSKDMDVAALRRRVGMVFQKPNPFPKSIYENVCYGLRLQGISDKSVLDETVEWALKGAGLWEEAKDRLNENALGMSGGQQQRLCIARAIAIKPEVLLLDEPTSALDPISTLAIEELIFELKKNFTILIVTHNMQQAARVSDYTAFMYMGELIEYTDTDTLFTNPKVKRTEDYITGRYG, translated from the coding sequence CCATTGAAGTGAAGGACTGGGATTTATACTATGGCGACAAGCGCGCCTTGCATAAGGTCACCATGTCGGTGCCAGAGCATCGCGTCACCGCTTTTATCGGCCCGTCCGGGTGCGGTAAGTCTACTTTGTTGCGCTGCTTTAACCGTATGAATGATCTGATTGACATTGTCAGCACCGAAGGTGAGATGACTCTACACGGCGATGACATGTACTCCAAAGATATGGATGTAGCCGCTTTGCGCCGTCGTGTCGGAATGGTGTTTCAAAAGCCGAACCCTTTCCCAAAATCGATTTACGAAAATGTATGCTACGGTTTGCGTTTGCAGGGTATCTCCGATAAATCGGTTCTGGACGAAACCGTGGAGTGGGCGCTGAAAGGTGCCGGGCTTTGGGAAGAGGCCAAAGATCGTCTGAACGAAAACGCTTTGGGAATGTCCGGCGGGCAGCAGCAGCGTTTGTGCATTGCACGCGCGATTGCCATCAAGCCGGAAGTTCTCCTTCTGGATGAGCCGACGTCGGCATTGGATCCGATTTCTACCTTGGCGATTGAAGAGCTGATCTTTGAATTGAAGAAGAACTTTACGATTCTGATCGTTACTCACAATATGCAACAGGCAGCGCGTGTTTCCGATTACACTGCCTTTATGTATATGGGCGAATTGATCGAATATACTGATACGGACACTCTGTTTACCAATCCCAAGGTTAAGCGTACCGAAGATTACATTACAGGTCGTTACGGTTAA